A genome region from Solanum pennellii chromosome 12, SPENNV200 includes the following:
- the LOC107005705 gene encoding uncharacterized protein LOC107005705 yields the protein MAAIICRKRSFFEDLQSPSSISASSPVSKKLRSSCYSTSSILFDQLRALFPDIHTQLLEKALEESGNDLDAAIRSLHELRIEYLDGKSDTEEIENGMKPTTGPAAQSEDPSAENNFPANGVEWVDCFVQEMMTATSIDDARARATRLLESLEKCISSRAGAEAAQNFHKENIMLKAQIEMLRKDDAILKRAVVIQHERQKEYDERSQEVQQLKQLIAQGKEQLRTLEMNNYALKTQLRQAQQSNCLLGFKSDVF from the exons ATGGCTGCAATTATTTGCCGCAAGAGATCCTTCTTCGAAGATTTACAATCACCATCGTCGATTTCAGCATCATCTCCGGTTTCAAAGAAGCTTCGTTCTTCTTGCTACAGCACCTCTTCAATTCTTTTCGATCAGCTGAGAGCTTTATTTCCAGATATTCATACTCAG CTACTTGAGAAAGCATTGGAAGAATCTGGCAATGACCTGGATGCTGCTATTAGGAGTCTGCATGAGCTACGCATCGAATATTTAGATGGAAAGTCGGATACAGAAGAGATCGAAAATG GTATGAAGCCTACCACTGGGCCGGCTGCTCAGTCAGAAGATCCTTCAGCTGAAAACAATTTTCCTGCCAATGGTGTAGAATGGGTGGATTGTTTTGTGCAGGAAATGATGACTGCTACAAGCATAGATGATGCCAGGGCTCGAGCTACTAGACTGTTGGAGAGCTTAGAGAAATGCATTAGCTCACGTGCAGGTGCTGAGGCAGCTCAAAATTTTCACAAG GAAAATATAATGTTGAAAGCGCAAATAGAAATGCTTCGTAAAGATGATGCCATTCTCAAGAGGGCAGTGGTCATTCAACATGAACGTCAGAAAGAGTATGATGAAAGGAGCCAGGAAGTGCAGCAATTAAAGCAACTGATTGCTCAGGGTAAAGAGCAATTAAGAACTCTTGAG ATGAACAATTATGCTTTAAAAACACAGTTGCGGCAAGCTCAGCAAAGCAACTGTCTTCTTGGATTCAAATCAGATGTGTTCTAA